A single genomic interval of Ischnura elegans chromosome 3, ioIscEleg1.1, whole genome shotgun sequence harbors:
- the LOC124155261 gene encoding piggyBac transposable element-derived protein 2-like translates to MAATNKHMGSLSADDILEMLGDSDVDIPGEISSGEDEEHDFNEYLEEYSSEDDVPLASLRSPNSEKGTPKNKKWTRDKMPPYVHDVEDLFCENEEGSQNFLDMFFEYFPPSFWKSVVEQSNLYSVQVRDHRSINMTYDEIIRFVGVSILMGSLNYPQTRLYWSRDLAVPLIQKVMSRDRFFELRNHLHFVDKFVTSDSDDKLQKVRPILDAFLKKCHMLPRSNEQSVDEQMISFTGRCPNRQYVPNKPHPVGLKNFVLAERDGLVLDFHIYVGKGTIPDKDMRELGLGAGIVKLLTRTISHSIIYCDRFFTSEKLGDYLVANNFNLCGTVMKNRVGGALSILNIGVLMISLCQLKIGREC, encoded by the exons atggcggccaCAAATAAGCACATGGGAA GCCTCTCTGCTGATGACATTTTGGAAATGTTAGGAGATAGTGATGTGGATATTCCAGGGGAAATATCTAGTGGTGAAGATGAAGAAcatgattttaatgaatatttagaagaATATTCAAGTGAAGATGATGTTCCACTAGCATCACTCCGTTCACCGAATTCAGAAAAAggcactccgaagaataaaaaatggacaCGTGACAA GATGCCACCATATGTACACGACGTAGAAGATCTCTTTTGTGAAAATGAGGAAGGGAGTCAAAATTTCCTCGATATGTTTTTcgagtattttcctcccagctttTGGAAAAGTGTGGTAGAACAAAGCAACCTGTATTCAGTACAAGTAAGAGATCATCGCTCCATTAATATGACCTACGATGAAATCATCAGATTTGTTGGCGTGTCCATTTTGATGGGTTCACTAAATTATCCGCAAACAAGGCTGTATTGGAGTAGGGATTTGGCCGTTCCTCTCATTCAAAAAGTCATGTCACGGGACAGATTTTTCGAGTTAAGGAATCATTTACATTTCGTTGACAAATTTGTTACTAGCGATAGCGATGACAAGTTACAAAAAGTAAGACCGATACTTGAtgcctttttgaaaaaatgtcacatgctaCCTAGATCGAATGAACAATCTGTAGatgaacaaatgatttctttcactGGTAGATGTCCTAATCGACAGTATGTACCGAATAAGCCACATCCAGTAGGactaaaaaattttgttcttgcaGAAAGAGATGGTCTTGTTCTTGATTTTCATATCTATGTTGGAAAAGGAACCATTCCTGATAAGGACATGAGGGAGCTTGGTCTGGGCGCAGGAATTGTGAAGTTGCTAACGAGGACGATCAGCCATTCCATCATCTACTGCGACCGCTTCTTCACTAGTGAAAAACTAGGTGATTACCTagtggcaaataattttaacctcTGTGGTACTGTCATGAAAAACAGAGTAGGTGGTGCACTTAGTATTTTGAACATAGGTGTCCTTATGATATCCTTATGCCAGTTAAAGATAGGCAGGGAGTGTTAG
- the LOC124155108 gene encoding piggyBac transposable element-derived protein 4-like, with product MILLHSRPTMSSVTFTFLNNYSRGLNPIITILCFPDNSSAEENEEDIPVEDTAQHEAPLDIDPDPVRVRRHSHADGDVGWSDQDMAVELPVFEEDVGVSATVDAQSDEFDCFSLFFPKEMIKLVKTETNRYAGQCIEKLRRSNKLKPNSLWHKWKPVKLFEMYKFFAIIMHMCVVQKPQINDYWSTDPVVHSTFASGLFSRDRFKAILFMLHLNNNSLYVQKGHPNYDPVFKIRPFFDFFVTKCNSFLKPGEWLTIDEGMCPFRGRINFRVYMKNKLNKYGIKFYIITVAETVYVLNIEMYVGSSGGKSTIQDIVDRLSTNYYGKGHTIFMDRFYSSPSLFKYLFQKKTLAVGTVMKNRKGLPPVFKTKKLKSGETLFLRQNELLAVKWRDTRDVLALSTRHQFKSSAVQVRSRKGMVQKVKPDVILDYNKGKTGVDHMDQLLSYYPFGRKSMKWWKKVFFHLLMMATANSFIIFNKMHEKKMPFDKFLKAIGNRLAVEGASEESSSTVQPSTSASRLTARHFPMKIPPTEKKENPTRYCKVCSDKGKATTGKRKESRFYCKDCDVALCVPDCFQEYHTKKDFV from the exons ATGATTCTATTGCACAGTAGGCCTACTATGTCATCAGTTACTTTTACATTTCTCAATAATTATAGTAGGGGCCTAAATCCAATAATAACCATATTGTGCTTTCCAGATAACAGTAGTGCAGAGGAGAATGAGGAAGACATCCCTGTAGAAGACACAGCACAACATGAAGCCCCCCTAgatattg ATCCTGATCCTGTGCGAGTGAGGCGACACAGTCATGCTGATGGTGATGTTGGCTGGTCAGACCAGGACATGGCTGTAGAACTACCAGTCTTTGAAGAGGACGTTGGAGTCAGCGCTACTGTTGATGCCCAGTCAGATGAGTTTGactgtttttctcttttcttcccaaAAGAAATGATCAAATTAGTCAAGACTGAAACTAATCGTTATGCCGGCCAGTGTATTGAGAAACTGAGGCGATCTAATAAACTCAAACCAAATTCACTGTGGCATAAGTGGAAGCCAGTCAAACTTTTTGAAATGTACAAATTCTTTGCCATTATTATGCACATGTGTGTGGTTCAAAAACCACAGATAAATGATTATTGGTCAACTGACCCCGTGGTGCATAGCACATTTGCTTCTGGCTTATTTAGTCGTGACCGCTTCAAAGCAATATTATTCATGTTGCACCTAAATAATAATTCTTTGTATGTGCAAAAGGGACATCCAAATTATGACCCTGTTTTCAAAATAAGACCATTTTTTGATTTCTTTGTCACAAAGTGCAATAGTTTTCTCAAACCAGGAGAATGGCTTACAATTGATGAAGGTATGTGTCCATTCCGAGGTCGAATCAATTTTCGAGTATATATGAAAAACAAACTTAATAAGTacggaataaaattttacattattaccGTTGCTGAAACTGTATATGTTTTGAATATTGAAATGTATGTTGGTTCATCTGGAGGGAAAAGTACCATTCAGGATATCGTGGACAGACTTTCAACTAACTACTATGGAAAAGGACACACCATTTTTATGGATAGATTCTATTCTAGCCCCTCACTATTCAAATacctttttcaaaaaaaaactttagcagTTGGAACTGtcatgaaaaataggaaaggtTTGCCACCAGTTTTCAAAACAAAGAAACTGAAAAGTGGTGAAACATTATTTCTAAGACAAAATGAACTTCTGGCGGTGAAATGGCGAGACACTAGGGACGTTCTGGCTTTATCTACTAGGCACCAGTTCAAATCGTCAGCAGTACAAGTAAGAAGCAGAAAAGGTATGGTGCAAAAGGTAAAGCCAGATGTTATATTGGATTATAACAAGGGGAAGACTGGTGTTGACCACATGGACCAGCTTCTGTCCTACTACCCTTTTGGTAGGAAATCTATGAAGTGGTGGAAGAAGGTCTTCTTTCACTTACTTATGATGGCTACAGCTAACAGCTTCATAATTTTCAACAAGATGCATGAAAAGAAGATGCCATTTGACAAGTTTTTGAAGGCTATTGGCAACCGACTAGCAGTAGAAGGGGCAAGTGAAGAGTCTTCTTCCACAGTCCAGCCGTCGACTTCAGCTTCAAGACTCACTGCACGCCACTTCCCGATGAAAATTCCTCCAACAGAGAAGAAAGAAAACCCTACAAGATATTGTAAGGTCTGCTCAGACAAGGGGAAAGCCACCACTGGGAAGAGGAAAGAGAGTAGGTTCTACTGCAAGGACTGTGATGTGGCACTCTGCGTACCTGACTGCTTTCAAGAGTACCATACTAAAAAGGATTTTGTgtga